The following proteins come from a genomic window of bacterium:
- a CDS encoding HD domain-containing protein — protein sequence MPEPAPRVSSAPGRPLSLEDVKRDREVEAYLAKANEYTGAIGYTEHGFRHATLVANIAGNVLRRLDHDERQVQLAAIAGYLHDIGNLVGRVGHEATGALLASRILTRLGMDPVDMAVVMGAIGNHEEQTGEPVSDACAALIIADKSDVHRTRVRNADPASFDIHDRVNYAAEHSFLRVDAPARTVTLELTIDTRISQVMEYFEIFLPRMVMCRRAAQWLRCQFRLQMNGTKLL from the coding sequence ATGCCGGAACCCGCGCCGAGGGTGTCCAGCGCGCCGGGGCGGCCGCTCTCGCTCGAGGACGTCAAGCGCGACCGCGAGGTGGAGGCATACCTCGCGAAGGCCAACGAGTACACCGGGGCGATCGGCTACACCGAGCACGGCTTTCGGCACGCGACGCTCGTGGCCAACATCGCCGGCAACGTCCTGCGCCGTCTCGACCACGACGAGCGGCAGGTGCAGCTCGCGGCGATTGCCGGGTATCTGCACGACATCGGCAACTTGGTGGGCCGTGTGGGCCACGAGGCGACGGGCGCGTTGCTCGCCAGCCGGATCCTCACGCGGCTCGGCATGGATCCGGTCGACATGGCGGTGGTGATGGGGGCGATCGGCAATCACGAAGAGCAGACCGGGGAGCCGGTCAGCGACGCCTGCGCGGCGCTCATCATCGCGGACAAGTCCGACGTGCATCGGACGCGCGTGCGGAACGCCGATCCCGCGAGCTTCGACATCCACGACCGGGTCAACTACGCGGCGGAGCACTCCTTCCTGCGGGTCGACGCCCCGGCGCGGACCGTGACGCTCGAGCTGACGATCGACACGCGGATCTCCCAGGTGATGGAGTACTTCGAGATCTTTCTGCCGCGCATGGTCATGTGCCGGCGGGCGGCGCAGTGGCTGCGCTGCCAGTTCCGGCTGCAGATGAACGGAACGAAGCTTCTCTAG
- the yajC gene encoding preprotein translocase subunit YajC: MLSRRRTHAAQGARVTNQQLIQLLPLVVIVAVFYFVAIMPQQAQQRRYREMLGRLKKGDRVLTRGGLYGVIVELRDKRVLLELAQNVRVQADRTAVQSVVNKG; the protein is encoded by the coding sequence TTGCTGAGCCGTCGCCGCACGCACGCAGCGCAGGGGGCGCGGGTGACCAACCAGCAACTCATACAGTTATTGCCTTTGGTCGTCATCGTCGCGGTGTTCTATTTCGTCGCGATCATGCCCCAGCAGGCGCAGCAACGCCGGTATCGCGAGATGCTCGGGCGGCTCAAGAAGGGGGACCGCGTGCTGACCCGCGGCGGTCTCTACGGCGTCATCGTCGAGCTCCGGGACAAGCGGGTTCTCCTCGAACTGGCACAGAACGTCCGCGTGCAGGCCGACCGCACCGCCGTGCAGTCGGTCGTCAACAAGGGATAG